In Calothrix sp. PCC 7507, one DNA window encodes the following:
- the tilS gene encoding tRNA lysidine(34) synthetase TilS — MVWTPLHAKIHRTIRSRQLFERNQRLLVAVSGGQDSLCLIKLLLDLQSKWGWYVAIAHCDHRWRSDSQANAQHVENLAKIWGINFYLEIANQPVNSEASARNWRYQALSAISKTHNYQYIVTGHTASDRAETLIYNLIRGTGADGLQALTWERPLTTGMMLVRPLLEVTRTETAQFCQEFQLPIWEDSTNQDLKYARNRIRQELLPYLQANFNPKVESALAQTAELLQAEVEYLEQAAEKLREEATEMTWTSTSLSPRREVSPPCSHSATLTASLPPAPLPLPLRLNRRVLQKAALALQRRVMRQVLQQILPDAPSFEHIEKLTALIKAPNRSQTDPFPGGAIAQVEGDWIYLKQL, encoded by the coding sequence ATGGTATGGACTCCCCTACATGCAAAAATCCATCGCACGATCCGATCGCGTCAATTATTTGAGCGCAATCAGCGGCTACTAGTCGCCGTTTCTGGTGGGCAGGATTCTCTGTGCTTAATTAAATTACTTTTAGATTTACAATCAAAATGGGGATGGTATGTGGCTATTGCCCATTGCGATCATCGCTGGCGTTCTGACTCTCAAGCAAATGCCCAGCATGTAGAAAACTTAGCTAAAATTTGGGGAATCAATTTTTATTTAGAGATAGCTAATCAGCCTGTAAATAGCGAAGCATCTGCACGAAATTGGCGTTATCAAGCATTAAGTGCGATCTCCAAAACACATAACTATCAATATATTGTCACAGGACACACAGCCAGCGATCGCGCCGAAACCCTGATTTATAACTTAATTCGCGGTACTGGCGCTGACGGTTTGCAAGCGCTGACTTGGGAACGTCCACTAACAACAGGCATGATGTTAGTGCGTCCACTTTTAGAAGTTACTCGTACAGAAACAGCGCAATTTTGTCAAGAATTTCAACTGCCAATTTGGGAAGATTCTACCAATCAAGACTTAAAATATGCCCGCAACCGCATCCGCCAAGAGTTATTACCTTATTTGCAAGCAAATTTTAACCCCAAAGTGGAATCAGCCTTAGCCCAAACAGCAGAACTCTTGCAAGCAGAGGTGGAATATTTAGAGCAAGCAGCCGAAAAGTTACGAGAAGAAGCGACAGAGATGACTTGGACTTCGACTTCGCTCAGTCCACGGAGAGAAGTTTCTCCCCCCTGCTCCCATTCGGCTACGCTCACGGCAAGCCTGCCCCCTGCCCCCCTGCCCCTTCCCTTGCGGCTAAATCGGCGGGTATTGCAGAAAGCAGCACTAGCCTTACAACGTCGGGTGATGCGTCAAGTATTACAACAAATATTGCCTGATGCTCCCAGTTTTGAACATATCGAGAAATTAACGGCTTTAATCAAAGCACCAAACCGATCGCAAACCGATCCATTTCCTGGTGGGGCGATCGCTCAAGTAGAAGGTGATTGGATTTATCTAAAACAGTTATGA
- the hmpF gene encoding pilus motility taxis protein HmpF — translation MLYLAEVQKQKGGLLGGGAKTELKLLACQRTDQNWSTVSEEVISAEDASKLNDGALVLVELNPNRQVQRIQEAGRPLVNILQNFSRQLEKFKLKEDEIDQWKQSLTFQAQELNRREMDMEARLEQLQQMEDDSQRLEAQQQEVETSRAEIENLQQEIERNRQELEGAWEHLRGEQRRLEEHKADCQQGTVLDEEQSRVLSELLDRLSSHVAPTETLRDNLQVAFEFVEKQQATLNPHWEKLEEQKTVAAQQQEEVNRLGQTLGDRLNAWEQAQNSLAQQAAELKVNTAVLASKQEYAQILKAQLQSQEDLYQQIQALAVISGNVGPQIDVQPLENMPLEELQKLVQDLQEKFDIDSSFVHDQEQELTYKQQTIDELQSKATQASDQDVINVEIELADEKDLYQMLNETLVGQRRNLLERQKLLKQHQNVLLRRQGHAVPDVPTDPKIDLSAILLQSETQRQQQSQELQKLEREIEQIRSGIELAEGMIHNHTQELEEKRQELKTMEDNLLSLRTATAECWGRVNIYQEALRPIQDGLDSLREKLQGMTESLAQVQETGDYQLQAIAQMRHTLLSLMSQPQLLAS, via the coding sequence GTGCTGTATTTAGCAGAAGTACAAAAGCAGAAAGGTGGCTTACTCGGTGGTGGAGCCAAAACAGAACTGAAGCTACTCGCTTGTCAGCGAACCGATCAGAATTGGAGTACTGTGTCGGAAGAGGTGATTAGCGCTGAGGATGCAAGCAAATTAAATGATGGCGCACTGGTATTAGTGGAACTGAATCCGAATCGTCAAGTACAGCGGATACAAGAGGCTGGACGCCCACTAGTCAATATTTTGCAGAATTTTTCTCGGCAGTTGGAAAAATTTAAGCTCAAGGAAGATGAAATTGACCAATGGAAGCAGTCTTTGACGTTTCAGGCGCAAGAGTTAAATCGCCGTGAAATGGATATGGAAGCCAGATTGGAACAGCTGCAACAAATGGAAGATGATTCTCAACGTCTGGAAGCACAACAACAGGAAGTTGAGACATCCCGTGCAGAGATTGAAAATTTGCAACAAGAAATTGAGCGCAATCGTCAGGAACTAGAAGGTGCTTGGGAGCATTTACGGGGTGAGCAGCGTCGTCTGGAGGAGCATAAGGCAGATTGCCAACAGGGGACGGTTTTGGATGAGGAACAAAGTCGAGTGCTGAGTGAGTTACTCGATCGCTTGTCTAGTCACGTTGCACCTACGGAAACGTTACGGGACAATCTCCAGGTGGCTTTTGAATTTGTGGAAAAACAGCAGGCTACTCTGAACCCACATTGGGAAAAATTAGAGGAGCAAAAAACTGTAGCCGCACAACAGCAAGAGGAAGTCAATCGCCTAGGACAAACTTTAGGCGATCGCCTAAATGCATGGGAACAGGCACAAAATTCTCTGGCGCAACAAGCAGCTGAGTTAAAAGTTAATACTGCAGTTCTCGCCAGCAAGCAGGAGTATGCACAGATTCTTAAAGCACAGTTACAAAGTCAGGAAGATTTATATCAGCAGATTCAAGCCTTGGCGGTAATTTCTGGTAATGTCGGCCCGCAAATAGATGTGCAACCGTTAGAAAATATGCCTCTAGAAGAACTGCAAAAGCTAGTGCAAGATTTGCAGGAGAAATTTGATATCGACTCCAGCTTTGTCCACGATCAGGAACAAGAACTGACGTATAAGCAACAAACTATAGACGAATTACAAAGTAAAGCAACTCAAGCATCTGATCAAGATGTCATTAATGTAGAAATAGAATTAGCAGATGAAAAAGACCTCTACCAAATGCTCAACGAAACTTTGGTAGGACAACGCCGCAATTTATTAGAACGCCAAAAGTTACTCAAGCAACACCAAAATGTACTGCTACGGCGACAAGGACATGCTGTTCCTGATGTACCAACAGATCCCAAAATTGATTTGAGTGCGATTCTTTTACAAAGCGAAACCCAGCGACAACAACAGTCACAAGAATTACAAAAGCTGGAACGTGAGATTGAGCAAATACGTTCTGGTATTGAATTAGCCGAGGGTATGATTCACAATCACACTCAAGAACTAGAAGAGAAACGTCAAGAACTGAAAACGATGGAGGATAATTTACTATCCCTGCGAACAGCAACCGCTGAGTGCTGGGGTCGAGTTAATATTTATCAAGAAGCACTCAGACCAATTCAAGATGGACTAGATAGTCTGCGAGAAAAGTTGCAAGGAATGACTGAATCTTTGGCTCAGGTTCAAGAAACTGGTGATTATCAACTCCAGGCGATCGCCCAAATGCGTCATACTCTCCTTAGTCTCATGTCCCAGCCACAATTGTTAGCCTCTTGA
- a CDS encoding response regulator — translation MQGNLNEIDIRSILQLIELGQRTGQLLVRADNFHSSNKLSGDEMIRPQHFHNCKQQSWFVFFLNGQIIYCQEGDSSLSEINDYLRHYRVEMRFEDMQLASLGSLNAAEYGYIWALLERNIINPKVARNIIHGLVHETLFDLLSLHEGSFIFHQSSALTPQLTTLEIAPLVAKIAKQLQEWKQLYPHIQSPDQLPMLADTVQLNSSLPPETVNKLKHWADGKTSLRQLARYLNRDILTVAKAIYPYVQQGWLQLVYSSTTNLTKSPQNLIVEENYRARIVCIDDTTTIGETVESILRPQGYEAIALTNPLEALSLVFQLKPDLILCDITMPELDGYEVCAMLRHATAFRLVPIIMLTGKDQFIDRVRARMVGATDYLTKPFGDTELIMLVEKYIKKA, via the coding sequence ATGCAGGGAAATTTAAATGAAATTGATATTCGTAGCATCCTGCAATTGATTGAGTTGGGACAGCGGACTGGACAACTGTTGGTGAGAGCCGATAACTTTCACAGTAGCAACAAGCTTAGTGGCGATGAGATGATTCGCCCTCAGCATTTCCATAACTGCAAGCAACAGTCTTGGTTCGTCTTTTTCCTCAACGGTCAAATTATCTATTGCCAAGAAGGTGATAGTAGTTTGTCTGAGATTAACGACTACCTACGCCATTACCGAGTCGAGATGCGATTTGAAGATATGCAACTCGCCTCCCTAGGGTCACTAAATGCAGCAGAGTATGGCTATATCTGGGCACTTTTAGAACGGAATATTATCAATCCGAAAGTAGCTCGTAATATCATCCACGGTTTGGTGCATGAAACACTGTTTGATCTACTGAGCTTACATGAAGGTAGCTTCATTTTCCATCAGAGTTCCGCACTTACCCCGCAATTAACCACTTTGGAGATTGCGCCCTTAGTAGCTAAAATTGCCAAGCAACTGCAAGAGTGGAAACAGCTATATCCACACATTCAATCTCCTGATCAATTGCCGATGTTGGCTGATACAGTTCAGCTAAACTCTTCACTACCACCCGAAACAGTGAATAAGTTAAAACATTGGGCAGATGGTAAAACATCCTTGCGTCAACTAGCTCGCTACCTCAACCGAGACATTTTGACAGTTGCCAAGGCAATATATCCATACGTGCAACAGGGTTGGCTGCAACTTGTATATTCCAGTACAACTAATTTGACTAAATCTCCACAGAACTTGATAGTGGAGGAGAATTACAGAGCGCGGATAGTGTGTATTGACGATACGACAACTATCGGTGAGACTGTAGAGTCTATATTGAGGCCTCAAGGATATGAAGCGATCGCTTTAACAAATCCCTTAGAAGCACTAAGTCTCGTTTTTCAACTCAAGCCCGATCTAATTTTATGTGACATTACCATGCCGGAATTGGACGGGTATGAAGTTTGCGCCATGCTACGACATGCAACAGCTTTTAGACTTGTGCCAATTATTATGCTTACTGGCAAAGACCAATTTATTGATCGCGTCAGAGCTAGGATGGTCGGGGCGACAGATTATTTAACAAAACCATTTGGAGATACTGAGTTAATTATGCTTGTGGAAAAATATATCAAAAAGGCATAG
- a CDS encoding response regulator transcription factor → MSTVLIVEDSIAQREMITDLLKASGLTVTHASDGVEALEAIQIEPPDLVVLDIVMPRMNGYEVCRRLKSDPKTQNVPVVMCSSKGEEFDRYWGMKQGADAYIAKPFQPTELVGTVKQLLRG, encoded by the coding sequence ATGAGTACAGTTCTGATTGTGGAAGACAGTATCGCTCAAAGGGAGATGATTACAGACCTCCTGAAGGCAAGTGGCTTAACTGTCACCCATGCCAGTGACGGAGTCGAAGCTTTGGAGGCCATTCAAATAGAACCTCCTGATCTAGTAGTCTTGGATATTGTCATGCCCCGGATGAACGGTTACGAAGTTTGCCGTCGGTTAAAATCCGATCCTAAAACTCAAAATGTCCCCGTAGTGATGTGTTCTTCTAAAGGTGAAGAATTTGATCGCTACTGGGGCATGAAGCAGGGTGCAGACGCTTACATAGCCAAACCGTTTCAACCAACCGAGTTGGTAGGAACAGTCAAACAACTACTGCGAGGATAA
- a CDS encoding chemotaxis protein CheW — MVSKPNFLSGSGQDHFRPELQVESPEGELHLRFYIPSHQEFALPATGIREVMELSPDRITPIPNASPLLLGTLNLRGRVIWVADLGQFLGEATALNTDRAEIPVIAIEEQDTIVGLAVEEIGGMEWLDVQHLVLPTHVPDTMVPFLRGEWLLDTKKNQCLRLLDQMAILRSARWAG, encoded by the coding sequence ATGGTCAGCAAACCAAACTTTTTAAGTGGCAGTGGTCAAGATCACTTCCGTCCTGAATTACAAGTAGAAAGTCCTGAAGGTGAGTTACATTTGCGGTTTTACATTCCCTCGCATCAGGAGTTTGCACTACCTGCAACTGGGATTCGAGAGGTAATGGAACTAAGTCCTGATAGAATCACTCCGATTCCTAATGCTTCTCCTTTACTTTTGGGTACTCTAAATTTACGAGGTCGAGTAATTTGGGTGGCTGATTTGGGTCAATTTCTTGGAGAAGCAACCGCGTTAAACACAGATAGAGCAGAAATTCCCGTGATTGCGATTGAAGAGCAAGACACAATCGTGGGACTGGCGGTAGAGGAAATTGGTGGTATGGAATGGCTTGATGTCCAGCATCTAGTGCTACCAACTCATGTGCCGGATACTATGGTTCCATTTTTGCGCGGAGAGTGGCTATTAGACACTAAAAAAAATCAGTGTCTGCGACTGCTCGATCAAATGGCAATTTTGCGGAGTGCGAGGTGGGCAGGATGA
- a CDS encoding methyl-accepting chemotaxis protein gives MAASIDDYLEIYKQACTAYAQQNYEVAATLVDQVVQNLPDDPNSHLLRGHIYYVLQQYVVAKDEYQKVLLLSDDSEIIGFANNGLENIKQYQPLDDSEQIYSTGTSGDLLSNEPELTDLDDSGNFDSNSFNLNSFDAEQEAINQIENLSLGNPFDIPSDSMEFNQNSNSSASISDDPFNLNQQQKEQESKSNIWEEQGELELPAFWQEDPSEGSIDNPGINSNFFDADVNTDSKSNDIPINHSNSPFDEVNLPTSNTWEIPTEFLMDENSQEPSSGNLELNKNGLGNKTLLTNKMPLQDGAIEADKSKHKSQDNFAQTASENWVKPIEIQDNFPEEDSSVNRNSIKEEKAIKRGGTGIPNNLEEDNFDFKAFESAFGAEEFTSEPETNSALGGGNSKSNIEFLDDFDEFDDLGSIPGFDGNIPDFDLTDGEASFGEVAMNSAALETGSRSRGKFAESSSDHENSDREDELFSITGSQEAVPIFAQTDVSKLEPNVSVEQGWLAPLENAPLEKKQWLIAGSVGIVSALVVATVSFAATTFSPPQQRESVRNTGWAMSLAAGIAGFATAGFMGSLTLKQIRRTTQDLQNQFDAVRQGNLHVEATVYSEDELGLLATGFNEMARVIFTTTNEAQRKADEQEEAKENLQRQVIRLLDDVEGAARGDLTVQAEVTADVLGAVADAFNLTIQNLRDIVQQVKVAAKEVTKGATNSETFARALSSDALRQAEELAVTLNSVQVMTDSIQRVAEAAREAETVARDASTIALKGGEAVENTVAGILEIRETVAETTRKVKRLAESSQEISKIVALISQIASRTNLLALNASIEAARAGEAGRGFAIVADEVRQLADKSAKSLKEIEQIVMQIQSETGSVMTAMEEGTQQVIKGTKLAEEAKRSLENIIQVANRIDILVRSITSDTVEQTETSRAVAHVMQSVELTAQETSQEAQRVSGALQNLVGVSRDLIASVERFRVETLESR, from the coding sequence ATGGCAGCAAGTATAGATGATTACCTCGAAATATATAAGCAGGCTTGTACAGCCTACGCGCAACAGAACTATGAAGTTGCCGCCACTTTAGTTGACCAGGTGGTGCAAAATTTACCGGATGACCCTAACTCCCATCTGTTAAGGGGCCACATCTACTATGTTTTGCAGCAATATGTTGTCGCCAAGGACGAATATCAAAAAGTATTGTTGTTGTCTGACGATTCAGAAATTATTGGTTTTGCTAATAATGGTCTGGAGAATATCAAACAATATCAGCCATTAGATGATAGCGAGCAAATATATTCCACAGGGACATCAGGTGATTTGCTATCTAATGAACCAGAATTAACAGATTTGGATGATAGTGGCAATTTTGATAGTAACAGCTTTAATTTGAACTCATTCGATGCGGAACAAGAAGCGATAAATCAAATAGAAAATTTATCATTAGGCAATCCGTTTGATATTCCATCAGACAGTATGGAATTTAACCAAAATTCAAATTCTTCAGCATCTATAAGCGATGATCCTTTTAATTTGAATCAGCAACAAAAGGAACAAGAATCAAAGTCTAATATTTGGGAAGAGCAAGGAGAATTAGAGTTGCCTGCTTTCTGGCAGGAAGATCCATCAGAAGGTAGCATTGACAATCCAGGGATAAATAGTAACTTCTTCGATGCTGATGTAAATACAGATAGCAAAAGTAATGATATTCCTATAAATCATAGTAATTCACCTTTTGATGAAGTTAATTTACCAACTAGTAATACCTGGGAAATACCTACCGAGTTCTTGATGGATGAAAATTCTCAAGAACCAAGTAGTGGTAACTTGGAATTGAACAAAAATGGACTGGGAAATAAAACCTTACTGACGAATAAAATGCCTCTCCAAGATGGGGCAATCGAAGCCGATAAATCAAAACACAAAAGTCAAGATAATTTTGCTCAAACTGCGTCAGAAAATTGGGTAAAGCCAATAGAAATACAAGATAATTTTCCAGAAGAGGATTCATCTGTTAATAGAAACTCTATCAAGGAAGAAAAGGCGATAAAACGGGGCGGAACGGGAATACCAAATAATTTAGAAGAGGATAACTTCGATTTTAAAGCATTTGAATCTGCTTTTGGAGCAGAGGAATTTACCTCTGAGCCAGAAACAAACAGCGCATTAGGTGGAGGAAATTCTAAGAGTAATATCGAATTTTTAGATGACTTTGATGAATTTGATGATTTAGGAAGTATTCCAGGGTTTGATGGGAATATTCCAGATTTTGATCTGACAGATGGGGAAGCGAGCTTTGGTGAAGTGGCAATGAATTCTGCTGCACTAGAAACTGGTAGCAGATCCCGTGGTAAATTTGCAGAGTCTTCCTCAGATCATGAAAATAGCGATCGCGAAGATGAACTATTTTCAATCACTGGTTCTCAAGAAGCAGTGCCAATCTTTGCCCAAACGGATGTCTCTAAGCTAGAACCCAACGTCAGCGTCGAGCAAGGTTGGTTAGCTCCCCTAGAAAATGCCCCCCTGGAAAAGAAACAATGGTTAATCGCAGGTAGTGTGGGCATTGTCTCAGCCCTGGTTGTAGCCACCGTCAGTTTCGCAGCTACCACATTTTCGCCACCCCAACAACGGGAGTCTGTGCGGAACACAGGTTGGGCAATGTCACTCGCCGCCGGCATTGCGGGTTTTGCGACTGCAGGCTTTATGGGCAGTCTCACCCTCAAGCAAATTCGCCGCACCACCCAGGATCTGCAAAATCAGTTTGATGCTGTCCGCCAAGGTAATCTCCATGTGGAAGCTACAGTCTATTCTGAAGATGAATTAGGGCTTTTAGCTACTGGCTTTAACGAAATGGCGCGGGTAATTTTCACAACTACCAATGAAGCCCAACGCAAAGCCGATGAACAAGAGGAAGCTAAAGAAAACCTGCAACGCCAGGTGATTCGGTTGTTAGACGATGTGGAAGGTGCAGCTAGGGGAGATTTAACAGTCCAAGCGGAGGTGACAGCCGACGTGCTGGGAGCCGTTGCTGACGCTTTTAACCTGACAATTCAAAACCTGCGGGATATTGTGCAACAGGTAAAAGTGGCGGCGAAGGAAGTGACAAAGGGCGCTACGAACTCCGAAACTTTTGCCAGAGCCTTATCTAGTGATGCTTTGCGACAAGCAGAAGAGTTAGCAGTCACCTTAAATTCTGTGCAGGTGATGACCGACTCAATTCAGCGGGTAGCAGAAGCCGCACGGGAAGCGGAAACTGTAGCCCGTGATGCCAGCACGATCGCCCTCAAAGGTGGGGAAGCTGTGGAAAATACTGTGGCGGGGATTTTAGAAATCCGCGAGACTGTAGCAGAAACAACTCGCAAAGTCAAGCGACTAGCGGAATCTTCTCAAGAAATTTCTAAGATTGTAGCGTTGATTTCCCAAATTGCCTCGAGAACCAACCTGTTAGCCCTCAATGCTAGTATTGAGGCGGCTAGGGCGGGAGAAGCAGGACGTGGGTTTGCGATCGTGGCGGATGAAGTCCGCCAGCTAGCAGACAAATCAGCCAAATCTTTGAAAGAAATTGAACAAATTGTGATGCAAATTCAGAGTGAAACAGGCTCTGTAATGACCGCAATGGAAGAAGGGACACAGCAGGTAATTAAAGGTACGAAATTGGCAGAAGAAGCCAAGCGATCGCTAGAAAATATTATTCAAGTAGCGAATCGCATTGATATTTTGGTGCGCTCAATTACCTCCGATACTGTGGAACAAACGGAAACTTCCCGCGCCGTAGCTCACGTCATGCAATCCGTAGAACTGACAGCGCAAGAAACTTCCCAAGAAGCCCAGCGAGTCTCCGGTGCCCTCCAAAACTTGGTGGGTGTCTCCCGCGACTTGATAGCTTCCGTGGAACGCTTCCGAGTAGAAACCCTCGAATCTCGATAA